DNA sequence from the Psychrilyobacter piezotolerans genome:
ATGGATACTGAGATGATCTTTTCTTTCTCTCCACGGTTTACTGCTAATATTCTATGAGACGGCATTCTAGATACATTTTCTACATGTTCATAGTAGTCTTCATATGTTTTTTTCTCATCCAATTCCTTATTTTTTTTGATTAAAGTTGTATTAACTTCACCAAATTTTAACATTCTTTCCCTTATATTTTCCCTGTATTTAGCTTTTTCACTTATATTTTGAGCCAAAATCAATTTAGCTCCTTCTATAGCATCCTTAATCTCTAATACATTTTCATTGATATATTTTTTTGCTTCTTCCTCTATATCCCTTAATTTAATTCCTAGTTTCCTTGTATACAGGGCTAAGGGCTCTAAACCATTTTCTATAGCTATATCAGCCTTTGTCTTCTTTTTCTTTTTATATGGCAGATATAGATCTTCCACTTTTTGCAGTTTTTTAGCTCCTAAAATAGCTGTTTTTAATTTTTCTGTCAATTTCCCCTGTTCACTTATTAACTTTATAACCTCATCTTTTCTCTTCTCCAGGTTTCTCATATAAGTAGTTTTTTCTAAGATCTCTCTTATAACTACTTCATCTAAGTTTTCCGTAACTTCCTTTCTATACCTTGAAATAAAAGGAACAGTAGCTCCCTCATCCAATAATCCAATGGTATTTTCTACCTGTTCTACTTTGATTTTCAGCTCTTCAGCTACTATTTGGTTAATATTCAATTATTCTCCACCTACCTTCGTATTTTTACTCATAATTATACCATATCAAACACTTTTTTTAAAATAAAAAGAGAGTATAGGAGGGATTCCCCCTCTCTACACCCCTTGTTTTTATTATAACTTTATCGTTTTTAAATATTCTTTCAGCCCATCTTTAGTCTCTTCGTTACGCAGACCAAACTCTATATTAGCCTTAAGTAAACCTAATTTACTTCCGATATCATATCTTTTACCCTTAAATCTATACGCTCCTATATTTTTTCCATCCTTTATCATAGCCAGGATCGAATCTGTAAGCTGTATCTCACCACCTACACCTGCACCCTGCTTCTCCAAGTGCTTAAATATGTCACTGGTCAGCAGATATCTGCCTAAACAAGCCATCTTAGAAGGGGCATCCTCTAAGTTTGGTTTTTCTATAAAATCCTCCATGAGGACAGTATCTTCATCTAGATTTTTAATAGGTTTCACAATACCATATTTAGATACATCTTCATCTGCTACCTCTTGAACCCCTATGACACTATTACCGTATTGTTCATAGTTTTCAATCAGCTGTTTAGTTACCGGTTTCTCTTCATTATACATGATATCATCACCTAGAGCGATAACAAATGGTTCATCTCCTATAAATGGTTTAGCTTTCAAGATTGCATGGCCTAACCCCAGAGGTTTATTTTGCCTTACATAGAATATATTAGCCATATCAGATATATACTTTATCTTATCTAGCAGTTCTAATTTCCCTTTTTCCTCTAGAGTTTTTTCTACCTCATATGAATAATCAAAATGATCCTCTATGGAATTTTTATTTCTTCCTGTTACTATTACAATATCTGTTATTCCAGATTCTACCAATTCTTCCACTATATACTGTAACGATGGTCTGTCTACGATTGTGAGCATCTCTTTAGGCTGGGCTTTTGTTGCAGGCAGTACTCTGGTTCCTAATCCTGCTGCCGGTATAACTGCTTTTGTAATTTTTTTCATATTCACACCCCTACAATTTTATATTTCAAAAACCTCTATAAAATTTTGATACAGATTACATAAATCTAAAAGCCTTGACGCAGACTAAAATCTGATTTTTTGAACCTTTTTTTCTCACGACTTATCACTAATTCAAAAGATTCGATTTTTCTTTAATACAGAGATACACAGATTTTTTTCTCTGTGTGACTTTCTTTTACCTCAGTGTATCTCCGTGACCAATGTTTTTTATGAAATCCATAGAACACAAATTAATTTAATCAAAATTCTATATCTTTTATTTTTTATCTGTGTATACTCTCGCATCCACGCTCTATTTTTTCGTGTCATTCGTAACTAAGTTATTAGTTAAAACTATTTTATCTTACTGGCTACTTTTACAGCATCATCTATAAAGATTAATTTGGTTCTCTTTTTTTCCACTGTAGTCAGTAACATCCCTTGTGATATTTCACCCTGTAATTCTACTGAATTTAAATTTAACACCGCCATAACTTTCTTCCCTACTAACTCTTCTGGTTTTTTATAAGTTTTAGCTATTCCGGATACTATTTGTCTGATCCCAGATCCTGTCTCTACTTTAAATTTAATCAATCTTTTAGAACCTTCTACTAACTCTGCTTCCAATATCTCTACTACAGCCATTTCTACCTTCTCGAAATCCGTAATATCAATAGGGTTTTCAATAACTAAGTTCTCGTCTATTTCCACTTTTACTTCCTCTACAGGTTTTTCCAATCTTGGGAAGATAGGAGTAGCTTCTCCTAATTTATGCCCATTTTTTAATATATCCCATGCTTTTATATCTTCTATCTTAGCTGATTTTATATCTCCATGGATTCCCAATTGTTCCCACATCTTGGAAGCTGATTCTGGAATATACGGATATACCAATACTGCTATTTTATTCAGTGCTTCCACTAAATTTTTGAGTACCACTGCTAATCTAGGTTTCCCTTCATCGGTTTTAGCCAAAGCCCAAGGCATAGTTTCATCGATATATTTATTCATTCTTGATACAAATTTAAAAATAGCTTCCAAGGCCTTAGAAAATTCCACATTACTCATGTATTTATCTACCTCTACCAGTGTTTCTTCCCATAATTCTTTAATTTCATCATCATAGACTTCACGGCCTTCTCCGGCTTCAATTACTGAACCAAAGTATTTACTATACATCCCTAAAGTTCTATTTAATAGGTTCCCTAAATCATTGGATAGATTAGCATTTACCCTGTTTATCATAGCTGTAGTATTATAATCTCCGTCACTTCCAAAATGAACTTCACTAAGTAAGAAATATCTAAATGCATCCACACCATATTTTTCTATTTCTGCTATGGGATCCACTACATTTCCCTTAGATTTTGACATCTTTTCTCCTGCTACAGTCCACCATCCGTGAGCCACTATCTTCTCCGGCAATTTTTCCCCGGCAGCAAGCAGCATACAAGGCCAGATTATAGCATGGAATCTTAATATATCCTTTCCTAAAAGGTGTACAATTTCTCCGTCTTTCCAGAATTTAGAGAACATCTCTTCATTATTTTCATATCCTACAGCAGTCAGGTAGTTTGTCAGTGCATCAAACCATACATAGGTAATATGATCTTCATCTATCTTTAACGGGATTCCCCAGTCGAAAGTATTTCTTGAGATAGACAGATCCATCAATCCCTGCTTTATAAAAGATATAACTTCATTTCTTCTGCTCTTAGGCAGGATAAATTCAGGATTTTCATCTATATGTTTTAATAACATATCCTGGTATTTACTCATTTTAAAGAAGTACGACTCCTCTTTTACTACTCCTAGTTCTTTACCACAATCCGGACATCCGTTTTCTCCTACAATTTGATTTTCAGGAACAAAAGTTTCACATGAAACACAATATTTCCCCTCATAGGATCCCTTGTATATATCTCCGTTGTCATATACTTTTTGAATGATCTTTTGTACCGCTTTTTTATGTCTGTCCTCAGTTGTTCTGATAAAGTCGTTGTTATCTATATTTAATCTTTCCCACATCTCTT
Encoded proteins:
- the metG gene encoding methionine--tRNA ligase codes for the protein MSKNFYVTTPIYYVNGDPHVGSAYTTIAADVLARYKKTMGYDVFFLTGSDEHGQKVEEKAIEMGYTPQEWTDKMSVRFKEMWERLNIDNNDFIRTTEDRHKKAVQKIIQKVYDNGDIYKGSYEGKYCVSCETFVPENQIVGENGCPDCGKELGVVKEESYFFKMSKYQDMLLKHIDENPEFILPKSRRNEVISFIKQGLMDLSISRNTFDWGIPLKIDEDHITYVWFDALTNYLTAVGYENNEEMFSKFWKDGEIVHLLGKDILRFHAIIWPCMLLAAGEKLPEKIVAHGWWTVAGEKMSKSKGNVVDPIAEIEKYGVDAFRYFLLSEVHFGSDGDYNTTAMINRVNANLSNDLGNLLNRTLGMYSKYFGSVIEAGEGREVYDDEIKELWEETLVEVDKYMSNVEFSKALEAIFKFVSRMNKYIDETMPWALAKTDEGKPRLAVVLKNLVEALNKIAVLVYPYIPESASKMWEQLGIHGDIKSAKIEDIKAWDILKNGHKLGEATPIFPRLEKPVEEVKVEIDENLVIENPIDITDFEKVEMAVVEILEAELVEGSKRLIKFKVETGSGIRQIVSGIAKTYKKPEELVGKKVMAVLNLNSVELQGEISQGMLLTTVEKKRTKLIFIDDAVKVASKIK
- the galU gene encoding UTP--glucose-1-phosphate uridylyltransferase GalU; the encoded protein is MKKITKAVIPAAGLGTRVLPATKAQPKEMLTIVDRPSLQYIVEELVESGITDIVIVTGRNKNSIEDHFDYSYEVEKTLEEKGKLELLDKIKYISDMANIFYVRQNKPLGLGHAILKAKPFIGDEPFVIALGDDIMYNEEKPVTKQLIENYEQYGNSVIGVQEVADEDVSKYGIVKPIKNLDEDTVLMEDFIEKPNLEDAPSKMACLGRYLLTSDIFKHLEKQGAGVGGEIQLTDSILAMIKDGKNIGAYRFKGKRYDIGSKLGLLKANIEFGLRNEETKDGLKEYLKTIKL